In Pseudomonas nunensis, a single window of DNA contains:
- a CDS encoding phage protein, which produces MAAKIGGKNFDVNLGDLLVHVEAGTLDITDNSTVAQTKGVPNGHVDGDVAAAGELELDTTNFNLLVEQAKTSGSFRELEPFDIVFFAKAGDEELRIEAFGCKVRVSSLLSIDPKGGAKNTHKVPFDVTSPDFIKINGVPYLAAAEIEGLT; this is translated from the coding sequence ATGGCCGCAAAAATTGGCGGTAAGAACTTCGACGTGAACCTGGGCGATCTGCTCGTTCACGTAGAGGCCGGCACTCTGGACATCACGGACAACAGCACCGTGGCCCAGACCAAGGGCGTGCCCAACGGCCACGTTGATGGCGATGTCGCTGCAGCGGGCGAGCTGGAGCTGGACACCACCAACTTCAATCTGCTGGTCGAGCAGGCGAAGACATCCGGCAGTTTCCGTGAGCTGGAACCGTTCGACATCGTGTTTTTCGCCAAGGCCGGCGATGAGGAACTGCGCATCGAGGCGTTCGGTTGCAAGGTTCGCGTCTCCAGCCTGCTGAGTATCGATCCCAAGGGCGGCGCGAAGAACACCCACAAGGTGCCTTTCGACGTCACCAGTCCGGACTTCATCAAGATCAACGGTGTGCCGTACCTGGCCGCTGCTGAAATCGAAGGCCTGACGTAA
- a CDS encoding lysozyme — MSLRNKIVAGVLVLCSGTLTAFLGDWEGNGQNVVYADKLAGGLPTVCKGITRHTSPDPVVVGDYWSAARCDQVEQMVIQKGQLQLADCITNQQVGQNTFDALSSHAHNVGVPGTCASRAVGLINAGRIADGCQALAWAADGKTPVWAFVTNAQGKKVLVRGLHARRLAEADLCRAGL, encoded by the coding sequence ATGAGCCTGCGCAACAAAATCGTCGCCGGCGTTTTGGTGCTCTGCAGCGGCACGTTGACCGCGTTCCTGGGCGACTGGGAAGGCAACGGCCAGAACGTGGTGTATGCCGACAAACTGGCCGGTGGATTGCCTACGGTCTGCAAAGGCATCACCCGCCATACCAGCCCGGATCCGGTCGTGGTCGGTGACTACTGGTCCGCTGCTCGATGCGACCAGGTGGAACAAATGGTGATCCAGAAAGGGCAACTGCAGCTGGCTGATTGCATCACCAATCAGCAAGTGGGCCAGAACACCTTCGACGCGCTGAGTAGCCATGCGCACAACGTCGGCGTGCCGGGCACCTGCGCGAGTCGGGCCGTCGGCCTGATCAACGCCGGCCGCATCGCGGACGGGTGCCAGGCCCTGGCATGGGCGGCAGATGGCAAAACTCCCGTCTGGGCCTTTGTCACCAATGCGCAGGGCAAAAAGGTGCTGGTCCGTGGCCTGCATGCGCGGCGGTTGGCCGAAGCGGATCTGTGCAGGGCGGGCTTGTGA
- a CDS encoding phage portal protein yields MSRVGLAKLLRANAHHGAIPKFKRNLLLREFIASAGCTTETMGRAALDYMVFGEAYLYNDTNAFGQVLQLQHLPAINMRVKVDGGFVMLLPDNKEMEFDQDEISHVLDYDVEQNIYGVPDYLGGLQALLLNEAATLFRRRYYSNGAHAGYIFYTNDPDLTEDDEEELRAQISASKGVGNFRSMFVNIPNGKENAIQIIPVGDFQAKDELEKVKNITRNDVIAAWRMNPALAGIIPENNGGFGDIEKIDRVYTSNEIRPICQLFSQLNNKLRDDRRFTWKEQQLPVDTTA; encoded by the coding sequence GTGTCGCGTGTCGGCCTGGCCAAGCTGTTGCGCGCCAACGCGCACCACGGCGCCATTCCCAAGTTCAAACGCAACCTGCTACTGCGTGAATTCATCGCCTCGGCCGGCTGCACCACCGAGACGATGGGCCGCGCCGCACTGGACTACATGGTGTTCGGCGAGGCGTACCTCTACAACGACACTAACGCCTTTGGCCAGGTGCTCCAGTTGCAGCACTTGCCGGCCATCAACATGCGGGTAAAGGTCGACGGCGGCTTCGTGATGCTGCTGCCCGACAACAAAGAAATGGAGTTCGACCAGGACGAGATCTCGCATGTCCTGGACTACGACGTGGAACAGAACATCTACGGCGTTCCGGACTACCTGGGCGGCCTGCAGGCGCTGCTACTCAACGAAGCGGCGACCCTCTTCCGCCGCCGGTATTACAGCAACGGCGCGCACGCGGGCTACATCTTCTACACCAATGACCCGGACCTGACCGAGGACGACGAAGAGGAGCTGCGCGCACAGATCAGTGCCAGCAAGGGTGTGGGTAACTTCCGCTCGATGTTTGTCAACATTCCCAACGGCAAGGAAAACGCGATTCAGATCATCCCCGTGGGGGACTTCCAGGCCAAAGACGAGCTGGAGAAGGTGAAAAACATCACACGTAACGACGTTATCGCGGCGTGGCGAATGAACCCTGCCCTGGCCGGCATCATTCCGGAAAACAACGGCGGATTTGGCGACATCGAGAAGATCGATCGCGTGTACACCAGCAACGAAATCCGCCCGATCTGCCAGCTGTTCAGCCAACTGAATAACAAGCTTCGCGATGACAGGCGATTCACCTGGAAAGAGCAACAACTACCAGTCGATACCACTGCTTGA
- a CDS encoding phage major capsid protein, P2 family translates to MAQSLSAYGAKMYAELQLAIAETYGVELSSKQFSVEPTVAQELNDAITAKSDFLQRINVIPVTEIKGQKVFIGVSGPVTGRTNTKTTDREAKDASALDDTHYELSSTESDVGLPYAKIDAWAKFPDFHQRYSAAVQKQIALDRIMVGFHGTHAAAQTDIAAYPMLQDVNKGWLQQAREQIPAQVLKEGKTAGKVLMGEGGDYANLDALVHDTKQMVDERVRDAGDLIAIIGTDLLAADKAKLYAKQGDVPTEKERIEDAQVIATYGGLPSFSVPFFPVNGVVVTSWDNLSIYFQDSSWRKQTVDNPKRSRVEDYNSRNEGYVIEQLEKFAMTENVELVK, encoded by the coding sequence ATGGCCCAGTCTTTGAGCGCCTACGGCGCGAAAATGTACGCAGAGCTGCAGCTCGCCATCGCCGAAACCTACGGTGTGGAGCTGTCCAGCAAGCAGTTCAGTGTAGAGCCGACCGTTGCCCAGGAGCTGAACGACGCGATTACCGCCAAGTCGGATTTCCTGCAGCGCATCAACGTCATTCCGGTGACCGAGATCAAAGGTCAGAAGGTCTTCATTGGCGTTTCTGGCCCGGTCACTGGCCGCACCAACACCAAGACCACCGACCGTGAAGCCAAGGACGCCTCGGCGCTCGATGACACTCACTACGAACTGTCCTCGACCGAATCCGACGTCGGCCTGCCATACGCGAAAATCGATGCCTGGGCCAAGTTCCCGGACTTCCATCAGCGTTATTCCGCTGCCGTGCAAAAGCAGATCGCCCTGGACCGCATCATGGTCGGCTTCCACGGCACGCATGCTGCTGCGCAGACCGATATCGCCGCTTATCCAATGCTGCAGGACGTGAACAAAGGCTGGCTGCAGCAGGCGCGTGAGCAGATCCCGGCCCAAGTGCTGAAAGAAGGCAAAACCGCCGGCAAGGTGCTGATGGGCGAGGGCGGCGATTACGCCAACCTGGACGCTCTGGTGCATGACACTAAGCAAATGGTGGACGAGCGTGTGCGTGATGCCGGCGACCTGATCGCGATCATCGGCACCGATCTGCTGGCCGCCGACAAGGCGAAGCTGTACGCCAAACAAGGCGACGTACCGACCGAAAAAGAGCGCATTGAAGATGCCCAGGTGATCGCCACCTACGGCGGTCTGCCGAGCTTCAGCGTGCCGTTCTTCCCGGTCAACGGCGTGGTGGTTACCAGCTGGGACAACCTGTCGATCTACTTCCAGGATTCCAGCTGGCGCAAGCAAACCGTGGACAACCCGAAGCGCTCCCGCGTCGAGGATTACAACAGCCGTAACGAGGGCTATGTGATCGAGCAGCTGGAGAAATTCGCGATGACCGAGAACGTGGAGCTGGTGAAGTGA
- a CDS encoding ogr/Delta-like zinc finger family protein — protein MRVTCKCGNKGLIRDSKPQSPDFVTLYCQCLDVLCGHTWVAHLTFSHTLSPSAQTFDRLLFDRLREMPRAKQRELFEQLGAQAVA, from the coding sequence ATGCGAGTGACATGTAAGTGCGGGAACAAGGGGTTAATCCGGGATAGCAAGCCACAGTCGCCGGACTTTGTGACGCTTTACTGCCAGTGCCTGGACGTCCTGTGCGGGCACACATGGGTGGCCCACTTGACGTTCTCCCACACGCTGAGCCCATCGGCGCAGACATTCGACCGGTTGTTGTTTGATCGACTGAGGGAAATGCCCAGGGCGAAACAGCGGGAGTTGTTCGAACAACTCGGCGCGCAGGCGGTGGCGTGA
- a CDS encoding phage virion morphogenesis protein, which translates to MAFDLDIRGMLEAQDLLALMELPTPKRKRLLNNVAKRVRSLSRQRIRNQQNLDGTPFEARKDTSKGKKKMEAGLGKLLDVTRLSGTEAELGWRNTLTRWVASQQHNGVSERRTAAQMRAWNKVPPGTAATEKQAKSLRRLGFKTRQTGKKTLTRPSVAWIQQHLNYARAGLLIRVLDDQRAESAGAQSWDIRLPARQFLGASDSETSQLVNLVLQQILNSPR; encoded by the coding sequence ATGGCCTTTGATCTGGACATTCGCGGCATGCTCGAAGCCCAGGATCTGCTGGCTTTGATGGAGTTGCCGACGCCCAAGCGCAAGCGCCTGCTGAACAACGTGGCCAAGCGCGTGCGCAGCCTGAGCCGCCAGCGAATCCGCAACCAGCAGAACCTGGACGGCACACCGTTTGAAGCCCGCAAGGACACGTCCAAGGGCAAGAAAAAGATGGAGGCGGGACTGGGCAAGCTGCTCGATGTCACCCGCCTGAGCGGAACCGAGGCCGAACTGGGCTGGCGTAACACCCTGACCCGCTGGGTTGCCTCGCAGCAACACAACGGCGTGTCCGAACGGCGCACCGCCGCGCAGATGCGTGCGTGGAACAAGGTCCCTCCGGGCACCGCAGCCACTGAAAAGCAGGCCAAGAGCCTGCGTCGGTTGGGCTTTAAAACCCGCCAGACCGGCAAAAAGACCCTGACACGCCCATCCGTGGCGTGGATTCAGCAACACCTGAACTACGCCCGGGCGGGATTGTTGATCCGCGTCCTGGACGACCAACGAGCCGAATCTGCCGGCGCGCAAAGCTGGGACATCCGGCTACCCGCACGTCAGTTCCTCGGTGCAAGCGACAGTGAAACCAGCCAACTGGTGAATCTGGTGCTGCAACAAATCCTTAATTCCCCCCGCTAA
- the gpM gene encoding phage terminase small subunit — translation MSLALAHKRRILASGGAALAAAAALPVAYTPGDALSSPANARKHLLLQEAALDQDLERLSAMKGALAGRQLLKRDELLPKYQDYIQRYIESGLNFPNRVLVQVMVWLFDTDQFEDGLELAEFAIAQGQQMPERFKRRDVQTFVADALIEWAYAEYSANRSPEPYLSDLLPRVDGEWNLTEQIPSKYHKLIGMRAMEAEQWETALKHLERSTELYPKAGNDTRIEKCRKALAKQVAATSGAQ, via the coding sequence GTGAGCCTGGCCCTGGCGCACAAGCGCCGCATTCTCGCCTCGGGCGGCGCTGCCTTAGCCGCTGCTGCAGCGTTGCCGGTGGCCTACACCCCAGGCGATGCGCTGAGCAGTCCGGCCAATGCGCGCAAACACCTGCTGCTGCAGGAAGCGGCTCTGGATCAGGACTTGGAGCGCCTGAGTGCAATGAAAGGAGCGCTGGCCGGTCGCCAGTTGCTCAAGCGCGACGAATTGCTGCCCAAGTACCAGGACTACATCCAGCGCTACATCGAGTCCGGCTTGAATTTTCCGAACCGCGTCCTGGTGCAGGTGATGGTCTGGCTGTTTGACACCGATCAGTTCGAAGACGGGTTGGAGCTGGCGGAATTTGCCATCGCTCAGGGTCAGCAAATGCCGGAGCGCTTCAAGCGCCGCGACGTCCAGACCTTTGTCGCGGATGCCTTAATCGAGTGGGCCTATGCCGAGTACAGCGCCAACCGCAGCCCGGAGCCGTACTTGTCTGACTTGCTGCCCCGTGTGGACGGTGAATGGAATCTGACGGAGCAGATCCCCAGCAAGTACCACAAGTTGATTGGCATGCGCGCCATGGAGGCCGAGCAGTGGGAAACCGCGCTCAAGCATCTTGAACGCTCCACTGAGTTGTATCCCAAAGCCGGCAATGACACCCGCATTGAGAAGTGCCGCAAGGCTCTCGCCAAACAAGTAGCCGCCACCAGCGGCGCCCAATAA
- a CDS encoding TraR/DksA family transcriptional regulator, producing the protein MVCPFDRAQALEQRQRDQAIAAQLAKSRASGPSLTHCEDCDKEIPPARQALGGMTRCVPCQTLTEKGLR; encoded by the coding sequence ATGGTCTGCCCGTTCGATCGTGCGCAGGCTCTGGAGCAGCGACAACGCGACCAAGCCATTGCAGCCCAGTTGGCCAAGTCGCGAGCGAGCGGGCCAAGCCTCACCCATTGCGAGGATTGCGATAAGGAGATCCCGCCAGCGCGCCAGGCGCTGGGCGGCATGACCCGTTGCGTACCTTGCCAAACCCTGACCGAAAAAGGACTTCGCTGA
- a CDS encoding DUF2586 domain-containing protein gives MALGKVSVNNLNLGQGAVTEIERYFLFIGPAAKNVGKLLPLDTNSDLDVQLGVPVSDLKTQILAARANGGDRWACVAAPIADDITWQQALESATRTYSFEAVVVVKPSTTQAELSAMHVAATELSNKLGRRIFVMAATAGIAQQLTWSAYVIEQKAILDGLAAPRVLPVPQLHGNNLGVLAGRLANASVSVADTPMRVATGALVGLGPEPKDLDGVALTSAVLTQLDAARLSVPQTYPDYPGTYWGDGNLLDAPGSDFQVIENLRVVDKAARRVRILLIRYVGDRSLNSSANSMATTTSKLMAPLRAMAKSTKFAGQVFPGEIEQPKDGDIVLTWTSKTSVVAYLKLRPLNCPKDLTANIALDLSVTDSE, from the coding sequence ATGGCACTCGGCAAAGTCAGCGTTAACAATCTCAACCTCGGCCAGGGTGCCGTGACCGAGATCGAACGCTATTTCCTGTTCATCGGTCCCGCCGCCAAGAACGTCGGCAAGTTGCTCCCGCTGGATACCAATAGCGATCTGGACGTCCAGCTGGGCGTTCCGGTCAGCGACCTGAAAACCCAAATCCTGGCGGCGCGTGCTAACGGCGGCGATCGCTGGGCTTGCGTGGCCGCTCCGATCGCGGATGACATCACCTGGCAACAGGCTCTGGAAAGCGCGACCCGCACCTATTCCTTCGAAGCGGTGGTAGTCGTCAAGCCGTCGACCACCCAGGCCGAGCTGTCAGCAATGCACGTTGCGGCCACTGAGCTGAGCAACAAACTGGGCCGCCGCATCTTTGTGATGGCTGCCACAGCCGGCATTGCCCAGCAGTTGACCTGGAGCGCCTACGTCATCGAGCAGAAAGCCATTCTCGACGGCCTGGCTGCGCCTCGGGTTCTGCCGGTACCGCAACTGCACGGCAACAACCTGGGGGTTCTGGCCGGTCGTCTGGCCAACGCTTCCGTGAGCGTGGCCGACACGCCGATGCGCGTAGCAACTGGCGCATTAGTGGGCCTGGGCCCTGAGCCCAAGGATCTGGACGGCGTAGCACTGACGTCCGCCGTACTGACCCAACTGGACGCAGCGCGCCTGTCGGTGCCGCAGACCTACCCGGACTATCCCGGCACCTACTGGGGCGACGGCAATCTGCTGGACGCCCCGGGCAGTGACTTCCAGGTGATCGAAAACCTGCGTGTCGTGGACAAGGCTGCCCGTCGCGTGCGGATCCTGCTGATTCGCTATGTGGGCGATCGGAGCCTGAACAGTTCGGCCAACAGCATGGCGACCACCACCTCCAAGCTCATGGCCCCGCTGCGTGCGATGGCCAAGTCCACCAAGTTCGCCGGTCAGGTGTTCCCGGGCGAGATCGAGCAGCCCAAGGACGGCGACATCGTGCTGACCTGGACAAGCAAAACCTCTGTCGTGGCCTACCTCAAGCTGCGCCCCCTCAACTGCCCGAAAGACCTGACCGCAAACATCGCGCTCGATCTTTCCGTAACGGATTCGGAGTAA
- a CDS encoding terminase large subunit domain-containing protein has translation MNYPTEVKEAAKRLYLRRCSVKEIQAHLKLPNIRIVYYWIRQGCWDEMLTDEEPLSAISRRITLILEKVDTLTKGELDELERLTTLRERLIKQSSKPAPAAQSDSPDEPRDRPSGQRRDRSDGGGKKREKKVKNDISGLTEVDFLDKFISKMYGYQKELFEAKQNPLTRRVRNILKSRQVGLTYYFAGEAFMDAVLSGDNQVFLSASRSQSEIFRSYIIQFAQQWFGIELTGNPITLSNGAELRFLSTNSSTAQGYHGHVYVDEYFWIRDFEKLSTVASAMGTHKKWRKTYFSTPSAVSHQAYPFWSGEEFRNSKRGKKAGGVWPTEAAYTQGALCPDGQWRKTITLDDAIAGGCNLFDLEQLQLEYDEDKFQQLFYCKFIDSTQSAFSLKDLERCYSDLSLWEDYNPELDRPFGNSPVWLGYDPSRTRDDSTCVVIAPPLEPGAKFRILEKHSWRGHSFTHQAAQVKKLTERFNVQHIGIDVTGVGHGVFDLVRDFYAKATPIHYSLEAKNTLVLKAQDTIQGSRIEWDAGWTDIAQAFLTIKRGATTSGQITYSASRTDATGHADIAWAIMHALANEPLNTNKRRRSRYVTSTHSSHGQQTQKTTASSKTTAANAVLYVRGARASTVRQHWRVRGGVSQRRRQDLQAAGVACRPGQAVARQRAPRRHSQVQTQPATA, from the coding sequence ATGAACTATCCAACCGAAGTCAAAGAAGCTGCAAAACGCCTCTACCTACGCCGCTGCTCGGTGAAGGAAATCCAGGCGCATTTGAAGCTGCCCAATATCCGCATCGTCTATTACTGGATCCGCCAAGGGTGCTGGGACGAGATGCTGACGGACGAGGAGCCGCTATCCGCCATCAGCCGGCGGATCACCCTGATCCTGGAGAAAGTCGACACGCTCACAAAGGGCGAACTCGACGAACTGGAGCGCCTGACCACCCTGCGCGAACGTCTGATTAAACAGTCGTCGAAACCCGCGCCGGCGGCGCAGTCCGACAGTCCGGACGAGCCCCGGGATCGCCCGTCAGGCCAGCGCCGCGATCGGAGCGACGGCGGCGGCAAGAAGCGCGAAAAAAAGGTCAAGAACGACATCAGCGGCCTGACCGAAGTGGACTTCCTGGATAAGTTCATCTCCAAGATGTATGGCTACCAAAAGGAGCTGTTTGAAGCGAAACAAAACCCGCTGACGCGCCGGGTTCGGAACATCCTGAAAAGTCGTCAGGTTGGCCTGACCTACTACTTTGCCGGCGAAGCGTTCATGGACGCGGTGCTAAGCGGTGACAACCAGGTGTTCCTGTCGGCCAGCCGCTCGCAGTCGGAAATCTTCCGCAGTTACATCATCCAGTTCGCCCAACAGTGGTTCGGCATCGAGCTAACCGGCAATCCGATCACGCTCAGCAACGGCGCCGAACTGCGCTTCCTTAGCACCAACAGCAGCACCGCCCAGGGCTACCACGGCCACGTCTACGTGGATGAATACTTCTGGATCCGCGACTTCGAAAAACTAAGCACCGTGGCCAGCGCCATGGGTACCCACAAGAAATGGCGCAAGACTTACTTTTCGACGCCCAGTGCGGTGTCGCACCAGGCCTACCCGTTCTGGTCGGGCGAAGAATTTCGCAACAGCAAACGCGGCAAAAAGGCCGGCGGTGTCTGGCCCACGGAAGCGGCCTATACGCAGGGGGCGCTGTGTCCGGACGGTCAGTGGCGCAAGACCATAACCCTTGATGATGCCATCGCCGGCGGCTGCAATTTGTTCGACCTGGAACAGCTCCAGCTGGAGTACGACGAGGACAAATTTCAGCAACTGTTCTACTGCAAATTCATCGACAGCACCCAAAGCGCATTCAGTCTCAAGGATCTGGAGCGCTGCTACTCGGACCTGTCGTTGTGGGAAGACTACAACCCGGAACTTGATCGACCATTCGGCAACAGCCCGGTCTGGTTGGGCTACGACCCGAGCCGAACCCGCGACGATTCCACCTGTGTGGTCATCGCGCCACCGCTCGAACCCGGGGCGAAGTTCCGCATCCTGGAAAAGCACAGCTGGCGTGGGCACTCGTTCACCCACCAAGCCGCCCAGGTCAAAAAGCTGACCGAACGTTTCAACGTGCAGCACATCGGCATCGACGTCACCGGCGTGGGCCACGGCGTGTTCGACCTGGTGCGCGACTTCTACGCCAAAGCAACGCCGATTCACTACAGCCTTGAGGCCAAAAACACGTTGGTGTTGAAAGCCCAAGACACGATTCAAGGCAGCCGCATCGAGTGGGACGCGGGCTGGACAGACATCGCCCAGGCGTTCCTGACGATCAAGCGTGGTGCCACCACCAGCGGCCAGATCACCTACAGCGCTTCGCGCACCGATGCCACCGGCCACGCCGACATCGCCTGGGCGATCATGCACGCCCTGGCCAACGAACCCCTAAACACCAACAAGCGGCGCCGCAGCCGCTACGTGACGAGCACCCACAGCAGCCATGGCCAACAAACGCAGAAAACCACCGCAAGTTCCAAGACCACAGCAGCCAATGCGGTCCTTTACGTTCGGGGAGCCCGAGCAAGTACTGTCCGGCAACATTGGCGAGTACGTGGGGGTGTTTCCCAGCGACGACGGCAAGATCTACAAGCCGCCGGTGTCGCGTGTCGGCCTGGCCAAGCTGTTGCGCGCCAACGCGCACCACGGCGCCATTCCCAAGTTCAAACGCAACCTGCTACTGCGTGA
- a CDS encoding phage tail protein has protein sequence MIKLQALTAYLIDRRLVAPEQLDSWTDQVQVELVWKSDTQGMHMGDMNYGATIAIERFADHPARLFALVGSWLETHDQDRDGLPNVVFDVVMLDNDLADVDIKLQFTEAQYLAEDLEGEIEAFGKTWSFVPFELWVAETGEVTGHGL, from the coding sequence GTGATCAAGCTGCAGGCTTTGACGGCCTACCTCATTGATCGCCGCCTGGTGGCCCCTGAACAGCTCGACAGCTGGACCGACCAGGTCCAGGTCGAACTGGTTTGGAAGTCCGACACCCAGGGCATGCACATGGGTGACATGAACTATGGCGCGACAATCGCGATCGAGCGGTTCGCGGATCACCCGGCGCGCCTGTTTGCCTTGGTGGGCAGTTGGCTGGAAACCCACGACCAGGACCGTGACGGTCTGCCCAATGTCGTGTTCGACGTGGTCATGCTCGACAACGACCTGGCCGACGTCGACATCAAGCTTCAGTTCACCGAAGCCCAGTACCTGGCCGAGGATCTGGAAGGCGAGATCGAAGCCTTCGGAAAGACCTGGTCATTCGTGCCATTCGAACTGTGGGTTGCGGAAACCGGCGAGGTGACCGGCCATGGCCTTTGA
- a CDS encoding GPO family capsid scaffolding protein, with translation MPRSLVSYWKRVATSGPTVDGREILPQELRDIAETYNPTLYTAVIWCEHDRWFGSHGTVFAVRLIEDTEDLEPGQVALEAQLKPNDKLLRLNDAGEKVFTSIEIRPNFRGRGKAYMTGIAVTDEPASIGTQELYFSSRTSRNSYFASSVELGAFSENEPKGELGKLTALLTGFFKRFSAEDSPTDTTPQTPTESKPPMDEATATALKALLAQLLVVAAGIQAVIEPAAAEAPEPEQAPIDDVSAAVDAIVTTAEEEREFSRNGGATNKAVLAALSSLSKQFSTLQNTTTGRQLPRTTGAADKTKARVL, from the coding sequence ATGCCCCGTTCCCTTGTCTCCTACTGGAAACGTGTTGCCACCAGCGGCCCGACCGTTGATGGCCGCGAGATCCTGCCCCAGGAACTGCGCGACATCGCGGAAACCTACAACCCGACGTTGTACACCGCCGTTATCTGGTGTGAACACGACCGCTGGTTCGGATCTCACGGGACGGTTTTCGCTGTCCGCCTGATCGAGGACACCGAGGATCTGGAACCTGGTCAAGTCGCCCTTGAAGCGCAGTTGAAGCCTAACGACAAGCTGCTGCGCCTGAACGATGCCGGGGAAAAGGTCTTCACCAGCATCGAGATTCGCCCGAATTTTCGTGGCCGTGGCAAAGCCTACATGACCGGTATCGCAGTTACTGACGAGCCCGCCAGCATCGGCACTCAGGAACTCTACTTTTCCAGCCGTACCAGCCGGAATTCGTACTTCGCGTCTTCTGTTGAGCTGGGCGCCTTTAGCGAAAACGAGCCCAAAGGCGAGCTGGGCAAGCTGACCGCATTGCTCACTGGCTTCTTCAAGCGTTTCAGCGCCGAAGACAGCCCCACCGACACCACCCCGCAAACCCCTACCGAGAGCAAACCCCCAATGGATGAAGCTACCGCAACGGCTTTAAAAGCCCTGCTGGCGCAACTGCTGGTCGTCGCTGCCGGCATCCAGGCCGTGATTGAGCCTGCTGCTGCAGAAGCACCCGAACCCGAGCAAGCCCCGATTGATGATGTGAGCGCTGCAGTGGACGCGATCGTCACCACTGCAGAAGAAGAGCGCGAATTCAGTCGCAACGGCGGAGCAACGAACAAAGCTGTGCTGGCTGCCTTGTCGAGCCTGTCCAAACAGTTCAGCACACTGCAAAACACCACCACGGGTCGTCAGTTGCCGCGCACCACCGGCGCCGCCGACAAAACCAAAGCGCGGGTGCTCTGA
- a CDS encoding head completion/stabilization protein, with translation MSFSGKPTTFVEQAIENDGFWPNLSVAELQKGYRLPAEYLVDMLVTELTTAMIEVNADLATVKSVLLVAGVSNLEAVAGAATPVEWAYAYKVMLYKRAVYTRAKSSLLTQFATVNRRESAENVGKELPERGETFLGFSQQAVRSMQGRGRITAALL, from the coding sequence ATGAGCTTTTCCGGGAAACCCACGACCTTTGTGGAACAGGCGATCGAGAACGACGGCTTTTGGCCGAACCTCTCCGTGGCCGAGTTGCAGAAAGGCTACCGCCTGCCGGCGGAGTACCTGGTAGACATGCTGGTCACTGAATTGACCACGGCGATGATCGAGGTCAACGCTGATCTGGCAACCGTGAAATCCGTCCTACTTGTTGCTGGAGTATCGAACCTAGAGGCTGTAGCCGGCGCGGCTACCCCTGTTGAGTGGGCCTACGCCTACAAGGTGATGCTGTACAAGCGTGCCGTTTACACACGCGCCAAATCTAGCCTTCTCACGCAGTTCGCCACCGTAAACCGCCGTGAAAGCGCTGAAAACGTCGGCAAAGAATTGCCCGAGCGTGGCGAGACATTCCTGGGGTTCAGTCAGCAAGCCGTCCGATCGATGCAGGGCCGTGGACGCATCACGGCGGCATTGCTGTGA
- a CDS encoding lysis system i-spanin subunit Rz: MLRDALFVLVLCLAGWIGFDLLEDQRDTARRERDSAQSEAAGLREAARLSGEMLAERDAIDQRNTTELSHALTENERLRRAVGDGSGRLWIRATCPASESVPATAGTTRVADAGRAELAADARPDYFTLRDQLALSRQMILGLQDYIRQVVQRTPAQP, from the coding sequence ATGCTGCGTGACGCGTTGTTTGTCCTGGTGCTGTGCCTGGCGGGCTGGATTGGTTTCGACCTGCTGGAGGATCAGCGCGACACCGCCCGTCGCGAGCGTGATAGCGCTCAGTCCGAAGCTGCAGGTCTGCGCGAAGCGGCCCGTCTCAGTGGTGAGATGCTCGCCGAGCGAGATGCGATTGATCAACGAAACACCACGGAATTGAGCCATGCACTTACTGAAAACGAACGCCTGCGCCGTGCTGTTGGCGATGGCTCTGGCCGGCTGTGGATCCGTGCCACCTGTCCCGCCTCTGAGTCAGTGCCCGCCACCGCCGGCACCACCCGCGTGGCTGATGCAGGACGCGCCGAACTCGCAGCAGATGCTCGACCTGATTATTTCACCCTCCGAGATCAGCTCGCCTTAAGCCGGCAAATGATCCTCGGCCTGCAGGACTACATCCGCCAGGTCGTGCAACGCACGCCGGCACAACCCTGA